A portion of the Candidatus Woesearchaeota archaeon genome contains these proteins:
- a CDS encoding DUF262 domain-containing protein: MKIDLHKIPVRKVVDGYKEIPGEGGVVAYDSKLDIRPKYQREFVYKEKQRNAVIETIKNSFPLNVMYWMIREDGGYEVLDGQQRTISIGQYVTGDFSLNDRFFHNLTKEEQDKILDYELMIYFCEGTDKERLDWFRIINIAGEKLTDQEIRNAVYTGPWLSDAKLKFSKSNCAAYLLAHDGGQLVSGSPIRQEYLETALLWINDGKIEDYMAKHQHSTNADELWNYFQHVIAWARVTFTDYRREMNSVPWGELYNKFKDKKQDTIKLKAEITELMQDEDVTKKSGIYEYVLTRNEKSLNIRAFTDKMKREAYERKRGKCVWCKKHFALEEMEADHIKPWHAGGKTISKNCQMLCREDNRTKSGK; the protein is encoded by the coding sequence ATGAAAATTGATTTACATAAAATTCCAGTGCGTAAGGTCGTAGACGGCTACAAAGAAATTCCTGGAGAGGGAGGCGTGGTGGCTTATGATAGCAAGCTTGATATTCGTCCAAAATATCAGCGTGAGTTTGTGTACAAGGAAAAGCAACGCAATGCCGTGATAGAAACCATTAAAAACAGCTTTCCGCTGAACGTGATGTATTGGATGATTAGAGAAGATGGTGGCTATGAAGTGCTAGACGGTCAACAGCGCACTATTAGTATTGGGCAGTATGTTACAGGCGATTTTTCGCTGAATGACCGGTTTTTTCACAATTTGACCAAAGAAGAACAAGATAAAATTTTGGATTATGAGCTGATGATTTACTTTTGCGAAGGTACAGACAAAGAGCGTTTGGATTGGTTTAGGATTATCAATATTGCTGGAGAGAAATTAACCGATCAAGAAATTCGCAACGCGGTTTATACCGGGCCATGGCTTTCTGATGCAAAATTAAAATTTAGCAAATCAAATTGCGCAGCATATTTGCTGGCCCATGACGGCGGGCAATTAGTGAGCGGTTCGCCAATCCGGCAGGAGTATTTGGAAACCGCGCTTTTGTGGATAAATGACGGCAAAATAGAAGATTATATGGCCAAACATCAGCACAGCACAAATGCCGATGAATTATGGAATTATTTTCAACATGTAATCGCGTGGGCGCGCGTAACTTTTACCGATTACCGCCGGGAAATGAATAGTGTGCCATGGGGCGAGTTGTATAACAAATTCAAAGACAAGAAACAGGATACTATTAAATTAAAAGCGGAAATCACAGAATTGATGCAAGACGAAGATGTAACTAAAAAATCCGGCATTTACGAATATGTTTTAACTCGAAACGAAAAGTCTCTTAATATTCGTGCTTTTACTGATAAAATGAAACGCGAGGCGTACGAGCGGAAAAGGGGTAAATGTGTTTGGTGCAAAAAACATTTTGCGTTAGAAGAAATGGAAGCAGACCATATAAAACCCTGGCACGCGGGAGGAAAAACGATTTCAAAAAATTGCCAGATGCTGTGCAGAGAAGATAACCGAACTAAATCTGGAAAATAA
- a CDS encoding adenine-specific methyltransferase EcoRI family protein translates to MEKKSSNKNLHKANQAKKDEFYTQLVDIEKELKHYKEQFRGKIVYCNCDDPFESNFFKYFAANFNALKLKKLIATSYSGSPIIGGQLSLLEIKGSKGKQPIKIEISEVPDANKDGAIDLTDVKSLLKHNANIATPLKGTGDFRSDECIELLKEADIVVTNPPFSLFREYVAQLSEYDKKFVIIGNTNSLTYKEIFKLIKENKLRTGYTNFNIGMFFVVPDDWELFHHIDEEGRKIARVSTSCWFTNMEVEKHKEYLILYKKYNPEEYPKYDNYDAIEVSKVAEIPENYTGAMGVPITFIDKYNPGQFEIIKFRKGDDDKDLIINGKCPFFRILIKNKKVKK, encoded by the coding sequence ATGGAAAAGAAATCTTCGAATAAAAACTTACACAAAGCAAATCAAGCAAAAAAAGATGAGTTTTATACCCAGCTTGTTGATATTGAGAAAGAGTTAAAGCATTACAAAGAGCAGTTTCGTGGCAAGATAGTGTATTGTAATTGCGACGACCCGTTTGAGAGTAATTTTTTTAAATATTTTGCCGCCAATTTTAACGCGTTAAAATTAAAAAAACTTATTGCCACAAGTTATTCCGGTTCACCGATTATTGGAGGACAATTGTCGTTGCTCGAAATAAAAGGATCAAAAGGCAAACAACCAATTAAAATTGAAATCAGTGAGGTACCGGATGCCAACAAAGACGGTGCCATTGATCTTACCGATGTAAAATCGTTGTTGAAGCACAATGCTAATATTGCTACGCCCCTAAAAGGTACGGGTGATTTCCGTAGCGATGAATGCATTGAACTGCTGAAAGAAGCAGATATTGTCGTAACTAATCCACCGTTTTCTCTTTTTCGTGAATATGTGGCGCAATTGTCGGAATATGATAAAAAGTTTGTAATCATCGGCAATACAAATTCGCTAACCTACAAAGAGATTTTTAAGTTAATTAAAGAAAATAAACTCCGTACAGGCTATACAAATTTTAATATTGGAATGTTCTTTGTTGTGCCAGACGACTGGGAGCTTTTTCATCATATAGATGAGGAAGGAAGAAAAATTGCGCGCGTATCGACTTCATGCTGGTTCACAAATATGGAGGTCGAAAAGCATAAAGAATATTTAATCTTGTATAAAAAATACAATCCCGAAGAATATCCAAAATATGACAATTATGATGCAATCGAAGTCTCAAAAGTAGCCGAAATCCCAGAAAATTATACTGGCGCAATGGGTGTGCCAATCACTTTTATTGATAAATATAATCCAGGTCAATTTGAAATAATAAAATTTCGCAAAGGTGACGACGATAAGGATTTAATAATAAATGGAAAGTGTCCATTTTTTAGAATTTTAATTAAAAATAAGAAAGTGAAAAAATAA